In one Echinicola marina genomic region, the following are encoded:
- a CDS encoding RluA family pseudouridine synthase produces the protein MREELEDEIFENDEAGLFEHLRIEVDKGQTAIRIDKFLTDKVANATRNKVQQSIDDGFVKVNDKTCKSNYKIKPGDVITLSLAAESKETEVIPEKIDLDIVYEDDHLLVVNKPAGMVVHPAHGNWTGTLVNGLVYYFNQLPELPGNTGRPGLVHRIDKDTSGLLVIAKSEKVMTDLAKQFFDHSIERTYIALVWGEPEAEEGTINAHVGRSTKDRKVMSTYPEGESGKHAITHWKVLKRLRYVSLLQCNLETGRTHQIRAHMKFMGNPLFNDQMYGGDKIRKGTQFSKYKTFIQNCFKELPRQALHAKSLGFVHPISRELMQFSTDLPKDMQVVVERWENYVKFDI, from the coding sequence ATGAGAGAAGAATTGGAAGACGAAATTTTTGAAAATGATGAGGCAGGTCTTTTTGAACACTTGAGGATAGAAGTGGATAAAGGGCAAACAGCCATACGTATTGATAAATTTTTAACCGATAAGGTGGCAAATGCTACCCGAAACAAGGTACAACAATCTATAGATGATGGTTTTGTCAAGGTGAATGACAAAACCTGTAAATCCAATTATAAGATAAAACCTGGAGATGTCATCACTTTGAGTTTGGCTGCTGAGTCGAAGGAAACGGAGGTCATACCAGAAAAGATTGACTTGGACATCGTCTATGAAGATGATCATCTCTTGGTAGTGAATAAACCGGCAGGAATGGTGGTTCACCCTGCTCACGGTAATTGGACGGGGACCTTGGTGAATGGCTTGGTTTACTATTTTAACCAACTGCCGGAGTTGCCAGGTAATACAGGACGTCCTGGCTTGGTACATAGGATAGACAAAGATACCAGCGGACTTCTTGTGATCGCCAAATCAGAAAAAGTGATGACGGATCTGGCCAAACAGTTTTTTGACCACAGCATTGAGCGGACTTATATTGCTTTGGTATGGGGTGAGCCCGAAGCTGAGGAAGGAACCATCAATGCGCATGTTGGAAGGAGTACGAAGGATCGCAAGGTCATGAGTACTTATCCCGAGGGAGAATCGGGTAAGCATGCCATTACACATTGGAAGGTCTTAAAACGTCTTCGGTACGTTTCTTTGCTGCAATGTAATTTGGAAACTGGCCGTACACACCAGATACGAGCGCATATGAAATTTATGGGGAACCCTTTGTTCAATGATCAGATGTACGGAGGGGATAAGATCAGGAAGGGAACCCAGTTCTCTAAGTACAAGACCTTTATCCAGAATTGTTTTAAGGAGTTGCCAAGACAAGCTTTACATGCAAAATCTTTGGGCTTTGTTCATCCTATCAGTAGGGAGTTAATGCAGTTTTCTACCGATTTGCCAAAGGACATGCAAGTGGTGGTGGAGAGATGGGAGAATTATGTGAAATTTGATATTTAA
- a CDS encoding 1-aminocyclopropane-1-carboxylate deaminase/D-cysteine desulfhydrase, which translates to MISPYPYPHQKIISPESHSQNLEIIVKRLDLIHPLISGNKFFKLKYNLIEAVHRGHDTLLTFGGAYSNHIQASAAAAKAAQLKAIGIIRGEKQKILNPTLATAEENGMLLSYMDRESYRKKDLKETIEALHQQFGKFFLIPEGGTNELAIKGCKEIINEKDRQMDFICASIGTGGTITGLLGAASERQKVLGFSSLKGHFILNEIDHLLAKYGVQPKCAYEIFTEYHFGGYAKHKPELLNFIKAFNNQYQIPLDPIYTGKLFYGVFDLIQKGYFPSGSKIMLIHSGGLQGIEGFNQRHNESL; encoded by the coding sequence TTGATAAGTCCTTATCCATACCCTCATCAAAAGATCATTAGCCCAGAAAGCCACTCCCAAAATCTGGAAATTATTGTAAAAAGACTGGACCTGATCCATCCCCTGATAAGTGGAAACAAATTCTTTAAACTTAAATACAACTTAATAGAGGCAGTCCACAGAGGGCATGACACCCTGCTAACTTTTGGAGGAGCTTATTCCAACCACATACAGGCAAGTGCCGCAGCTGCCAAAGCTGCCCAGCTAAAAGCCATAGGAATCATCAGGGGAGAAAAACAAAAAATACTCAACCCTACTTTGGCAACCGCGGAAGAAAACGGTATGCTGCTCTCCTATATGGACAGGGAAAGCTACCGTAAAAAAGACCTTAAAGAGACTATCGAAGCCCTTCATCAGCAGTTTGGCAAATTCTTCCTTATTCCAGAAGGCGGCACCAATGAACTGGCCATAAAAGGCTGCAAGGAAATCATCAATGAAAAAGACCGACAAATGGACTTTATCTGCGCTAGCATAGGCACTGGGGGAACTATTACTGGTTTATTGGGAGCAGCTTCTGAAAGACAAAAAGTCCTGGGCTTCTCCTCTCTAAAAGGCCACTTTATTCTCAATGAAATCGACCACCTTTTGGCAAAGTATGGGGTTCAGCCAAAATGTGCTTATGAAATATTTACCGAATACCATTTTGGTGGTTATGCCAAACATAAACCTGAGCTCCTTAACTTTATTAAAGCCTTCAACAACCAATATCAAATCCCTCTTGATCCCATTTACACTGGAAAACTATTCTATGGGGTATTTGACTTGATTCAAAAAGGCTATTTCCCTTCTGGCAGTAAGATCATGCTTATCCATTCTGGCGGGCTACAAGGTATAGAAGGATTCAACCAACGGCACAACGAATCTCTTTAG
- a CDS encoding DUF2179 domain-containing protein produces the protein MQDFFNTLGFDDNLFTYVIMPILIFFARVGDVTINTLRIMFVLNGKKNIAPILGFFEALIWLLAIGQIFQNIDNPLSYIAYAGGFAAGTYMGMVVEEKLALGRVLVRVITKEPMPELIEFMKEKDYRFTSVGAEGRYGKVNLLFTVMKRDALKEFVDKVKRCNDKAFYTIESVKKISEDDFNVMEDRPRFTTRLFNRERK, from the coding sequence ATGCAGGATTTCTTTAATACATTGGGCTTTGATGACAATTTATTTACCTATGTCATCATGCCGATTTTGATATTCTTCGCTAGGGTGGGGGATGTTACCATTAATACCCTCCGAATTATGTTTGTGCTAAATGGCAAGAAGAATATAGCGCCCATTTTGGGGTTTTTTGAGGCCTTGATCTGGTTGCTGGCCATTGGGCAGATATTCCAAAATATTGACAATCCCCTGTCTTATATCGCTTATGCGGGAGGCTTTGCTGCCGGCACCTATATGGGGATGGTGGTGGAAGAGAAATTGGCCTTAGGAAGGGTGTTGGTTAGGGTGATTACCAAAGAGCCCATGCCGGAGTTGATAGAATTTATGAAGGAAAAAGATTATCGGTTTACAAGTGTCGGAGCTGAAGGGAGGTATGGCAAAGTGAATTTACTTTTTACGGTCATGAAAAGGGATGCCCTAAAGGAATTTGTGGATAAGGTGAAGCGATGCAATGATAAGGCATTTTATACCATAGAGAGTGTTAAGAAGATCAGTGAAGATGATTTTAATGTAATGGAAGATCGTCCGAGGTTTACCACTAGACTTTTTAATAGGGAAAGAAAATAA
- a CDS encoding CynX/NimT family MFS transporter — translation MNSQEDKMAKWFLVLGIVLVSFCLRPSLTSIGPLIPMIREDLGLSNGWSGFLTTLPLLIFAVFSLFASRIGAYLGNIRAILYALVILALGIFIRVQSGVFILYFGTALTGVGIILCNVLLIPLIKLKLPGKMGIMTSVYTTGMSLFAAIGSGLSVPFAIGMDLGWRGALLVWLLLIVLAIMVWIPQVKKHKVQAPDESASFGNNVWKSRLAWEVSIYMGLQSLMFFTLVAWLPDLLISKGFSVGKAGFVLSLMQVIGLIGSFLAPLIAVKYKSQIGISVLIGLVFFLGYSFFFAKSLALLYIGLTIVGLCLGASISLIYTLIGLRTEGETTGKLSGMAQSVGYFLAALGPLLVGLLLDLFQNWNMFIGILLVCSVVLAYLGSRIGRDVKV, via the coding sequence ATGAATAGTCAAGAAGACAAAATGGCCAAATGGTTTTTGGTGTTGGGAATAGTATTGGTGTCATTTTGTCTAAGACCTTCTTTGACTTCTATTGGGCCGTTGATACCTATGATCAGGGAGGATTTAGGCTTGTCCAATGGTTGGTCTGGATTTTTGACCACACTTCCCTTATTGATATTTGCAGTATTTTCCTTGTTTGCCAGTAGGATTGGGGCTTATTTGGGCAATATAAGGGCGATTCTGTATGCACTGGTGATACTGGCTTTGGGGATTTTTATTAGGGTGCAGAGTGGGGTTTTTATACTGTATTTTGGGACTGCTTTAACGGGAGTGGGGATAATACTATGTAATGTTCTATTGATTCCCTTGATCAAGCTGAAGTTGCCCGGTAAAATGGGGATTATGACGAGTGTATATACCACAGGAATGTCGCTTTTTGCAGCGATAGGATCAGGTCTTAGTGTTCCATTTGCGATTGGGATGGATTTGGGATGGAGAGGAGCCTTATTGGTTTGGTTGCTGCTGATTGTATTGGCCATTATGGTTTGGATTCCTCAGGTAAAGAAACATAAGGTCCAAGCTCCTGATGAAAGTGCCTCATTTGGAAATAATGTCTGGAAGTCCAGGTTGGCCTGGGAAGTCAGTATTTATATGGGCTTGCAGTCATTAATGTTTTTTACCCTGGTGGCATGGCTTCCTGATTTGTTGATCAGTAAAGGTTTTTCTGTAGGTAAAGCAGGGTTTGTGCTGAGTTTGATGCAGGTGATTGGATTGATAGGTTCATTTTTGGCGCCTTTAATAGCTGTGAAATACAAATCGCAAATAGGGATATCGGTTTTGATAGGCTTGGTATTTTTCTTGGGCTACAGCTTTTTCTTTGCCAAAAGTTTGGCCTTGCTTTATATTGGTTTGACGATTGTTGGACTTTGTTTGGGGGCCAGCATTAGTTTGATTTATACTTTGATTGGTTTGAGGACGGAGGGAGAAACTACGGGCAAGCTTTCCGGTATGGCCCAGTCTGTGGGATATTTTTTAGCTGCTTTAGGACCACTTCTAGTAGGTCTTTTATTAGATTTGTTTCAGAACTGGAACATGTTTATTGGCATATTATTGGTATGTTCAGTTGTTCTGGCTTATTTGGGGAGTAGGATAGGTAGGGATGTGAAAGTATAA
- the hemH gene encoding ferrochelatase, giving the protein MNNKAKIGVLLVNLGTPDSTAVADVRKYLREFLMDERVIDIPFMSRWFLVNGIIAPFRAPKSAVEYKKLWTERGSPLLFHTEDLKAKLVQQLDAKKYHVEMAMRYQSPSIEEGLRALQEAKVQKIIVLPLFPQYASATNGSVIHKVMEVVKDWQVVPAINYVARFLDHPLFLEAWKEIADEKMQGQEYDAYLFSYHGLPERQIKKASCNGFCQLNDKCCAVQTPSNQYCYRAQCFYTTRLLAEKLGLPKDKVHTAFQSRLGKDPWVQPYTEDKINELAGDGAKKVLAFSPAFVADCLETTVEVGEEYKEVFEAAGGEHWDLVPSLNSNDTWVDCVKDIVLQNS; this is encoded by the coding sequence ATGAATAATAAGGCGAAAATTGGAGTGCTGTTGGTGAATTTGGGAACTCCAGACAGTACTGCAGTAGCAGATGTAAGGAAGTACCTGAGAGAATTTTTGATGGATGAGCGGGTAATAGACATTCCCTTTATGTCCAGGTGGTTTCTGGTGAATGGTATTATTGCACCTTTTAGGGCACCTAAGTCTGCTGTAGAATATAAAAAATTATGGACGGAAAGAGGTTCTCCATTGTTATTTCATACCGAAGACTTGAAGGCCAAGCTTGTCCAACAGTTGGATGCAAAGAAATATCATGTGGAAATGGCCATGCGGTATCAAAGTCCCAGTATAGAAGAAGGACTTAGGGCCTTGCAAGAGGCTAAGGTCCAAAAGATCATTGTACTGCCTTTATTTCCCCAATATGCTTCTGCTACCAATGGTTCAGTAATCCATAAGGTCATGGAGGTCGTAAAAGATTGGCAAGTGGTCCCCGCCATCAATTATGTAGCAAGATTTTTGGACCATCCATTATTTTTAGAAGCTTGGAAGGAAATTGCTGATGAAAAGATGCAGGGACAGGAATACGATGCTTATTTGTTTTCCTATCACGGGCTACCGGAGAGACAGATTAAGAAAGCTTCTTGTAATGGTTTCTGTCAGCTGAATGATAAATGCTGTGCTGTACAGACTCCTTCGAATCAGTATTGTTACAGGGCACAGTGTTTTTATACTACCCGACTATTGGCGGAGAAATTGGGATTGCCCAAGGATAAGGTGCATACAGCTTTTCAGTCCAGATTAGGGAAGGACCCATGGGTACAGCCTTATACGGAAGATAAGATCAATGAATTGGCCGGGGATGGGGCAAAGAAGGTTTTGGCGTTTTCTCCAGCCTTTGTGGCAGATTGTTTGGAAACCACTGTTGAGGTGGGAGAGGAGTATAAGGAAGTATTTGAAGCAGCGGGTGGTGAACATTGGGACTTGGTGCCCAGTTTAAATTCAAATGATACCTGGGTGGATTGTGTAAAAGACATAGTACTTCAAAATTCCTGA
- a CDS encoding DUF4168 domain-containing protein: protein MKKINLLSIASVFAFLFFALQGTAFAQGATKDNNFTDEDYEKFVDINVAIIPVQQEMQGKMVKAIEDEGLEINRFQELARAQQSGNIQDASDDPAELAKFNQAGQKVMEMQKDVQVKVQEMIEEEALSVQKFQQISMAYNQDQKVKEKIDALMQEKMNKE, encoded by the coding sequence ATGAAAAAAATTAATCTATTATCTATAGCTTCTGTATTCGCTTTTCTGTTCTTTGCTTTACAAGGAACTGCTTTTGCTCAAGGAGCGACTAAAGACAATAATTTTACCGATGAGGACTATGAGAAGTTTGTAGATATCAATGTAGCTATTATTCCAGTTCAACAAGAAATGCAGGGCAAAATGGTAAAAGCCATAGAAGATGAAGGCCTAGAAATTAATAGATTTCAGGAATTGGCCAGGGCGCAGCAATCCGGTAATATCCAGGATGCATCAGATGACCCCGCTGAATTGGCCAAATTCAACCAAGCTGGACAAAAAGTAATGGAAATGCAAAAGGATGTTCAGGTCAAAGTGCAGGAAATGATCGAAGAGGAAGCGCTTAGTGTGCAGAAATTTCAACAAATATCCATGGCTTATAATCAAGATCAAAAAGTGAAAGAAAAAATAGATGCCTTAATGCAGGAAAAAATGAACAAAGAATGA
- the trxA gene encoding thioredoxin has translation MAKKKIKDIIRQSNEAVLVDFYADWCGPCQTMDPVLEEVIDELSGKVKLLKVNIDKNNQLALNFAVRSIPHYILFKKGKILWRKGGIITKRDLLKQLKGVV, from the coding sequence ATGGCTAAGAAAAAGATCAAGGACATTATCAGGCAGTCCAATGAGGCGGTGTTGGTAGATTTTTATGCAGATTGGTGCGGGCCATGCCAGACCATGGATCCTGTTCTAGAAGAAGTGATAGATGAGCTTTCAGGAAAAGTCAAGCTATTAAAAGTTAATATCGATAAGAACAATCAGCTGGCCCTAAATTTTGCCGTCAGGTCAATCCCCCATTATATCTTGTTTAAAAAAGGAAAGATCCTGTGGCGCAAAGGCGGTATAATCACCAAAAGAGACTTGCTCAAACAACTTAAGGGAGTAGTCTAA
- a CDS encoding OmpH family outer membrane protein, protein MKVRIILSAIAMFGLCLVAQAQDVKIGYTNVEVLMSLMPEMQQIDADMKDYGTQLQTSAQTKEQNLQREFQSYQQAAQTMTDEARAAKQQELQKLQEEFQKYQQDAQVSYQRKLGELLEPVQTKVFNAINSVAAEHNYTHIFSETAGQSPVLLYTKEADKFTELVAAKLGIELPEQMPENAELPQ, encoded by the coding sequence ATGAAAGTAAGAATTATCCTTTCAGCCATTGCAATGTTCGGTTTATGCCTTGTAGCACAAGCCCAAGATGTCAAAATTGGCTATACCAATGTAGAGGTGTTGATGAGCTTGATGCCGGAAATGCAGCAGATCGATGCTGATATGAAGGATTATGGTACACAGTTACAAACAAGTGCCCAGACCAAAGAGCAAAATTTACAAAGAGAATTTCAATCATATCAGCAAGCTGCCCAGACGATGACAGATGAAGCTAGAGCAGCTAAGCAACAGGAATTGCAAAAACTTCAAGAAGAATTTCAAAAATATCAACAAGATGCCCAGGTTTCTTATCAAAGGAAATTAGGCGAATTGTTGGAGCCTGTTCAGACCAAGGTTTTCAATGCCATTAATTCAGTAGCCGCTGAGCATAATTATACGCATATCTTCTCTGAAACTGCGGGCCAATCTCCAGTATTGCTTTACACTAAGGAAGCAGACAAGTTTACTGAATTAGTAGCTGCCAAACTAGGAATTGAGCTTCCTGAGCAAATGCCAGAGAATGCTGAATTGCCTCAGTAA
- a CDS encoding OmpH family outer membrane protein has product MKKCLKLVLLLFLFSPAVMAQKIGYVDSEYVLNKHPDYKVVQKELKSLGDTWKKEAQNLENEIKEMYSALKAEEVLLTEEMYQERLDEIKGKEKNATAFNTRVFGPNGQFFQKQSELMQPLQSKIFDAIDKVAKRNGIAIMFDKAADLSMIYTDPVHDYSDFVIEELGIEENK; this is encoded by the coding sequence ATGAAAAAGTGTCTGAAATTAGTACTTTTACTATTTTTGTTCAGTCCCGCCGTCATGGCGCAGAAGATAGGCTATGTGGATTCTGAATACGTGCTGAATAAGCATCCTGATTATAAGGTGGTTCAGAAGGAATTGAAGAGTTTAGGAGATACTTGGAAAAAAGAGGCACAGAATTTGGAGAATGAGATCAAGGAAATGTACAGTGCGCTCAAAGCGGAAGAAGTCCTGCTGACAGAGGAAATGTACCAAGAGCGGCTCGATGAAATCAAAGGAAAGGAAAAAAATGCCACAGCATTTAATACCCGGGTTTTTGGACCCAATGGGCAATTTTTCCAGAAACAGTCCGAATTGATGCAGCCCTTGCAATCCAAGATATTTGATGCCATTGATAAGGTAGCTAAACGTAATGGCATAGCCATCATGTTTGATAAAGCGGCTGATTTATCGATGATTTATACAGATCCGGTACATGATTATTCGGATTTTGTGATAGAAGAATTAGGAATAGAAGAAAACAAATAA
- a CDS encoding BamA/OMP85 family outer membrane protein, producing MRKSLLIICLLLFAGISQAQIRLGQSRYSVQKPVDILELNYVQPKNFKIAEIKAVGLSTLDETAIISLSGLKVGDEISVPGDAISNALKKLWGQGIIGDVKILVTKIEGDEIYLLLDLTERPRFSVVEFSGVTRTQESELKDKVQIRGRVVRDDVLNTSKRNITQYFVEKGYLNTDVKIIQERDTTFPNSVKLRFDVDKKSKIKINEIAISGNDNISDGKIKKKMKKTNEHARVRIFKDVFQRLKNANGENISNAIKYRNPVSDEEVKTYINKNFKLNFFASSKFNKKEYRNDKDNVISFYQNKGYRDVEIIRDSIYNFDERTINIELDLVEGKQYYYRNITFTGNYIHDDEELLQKLGIQKGDIYNKERLDKRLNYDPSRGDDISSLYQDDGYLFFNIDPVEVNVVGDSIDMEMRILEGPQVTVNSVSIEGNERTSDHVVMREIRILPGQKFNRALLVRTIRELSQIGYFDPETINPDLRPNFEDATVDIVFQLEERPNDQIELSGGWGGFYGFVGTVGLVFNNFSVKNIGDFSKWRPLPVGDGQKLSLRVQANGKSFQNYSFSFTEPWFGGKKPNALSVSFNHSVQRQIDIYNQNNFGEELGFFKITGVTLGLAKRVTWPDDYFSISNSLQFQIYEFDEYGRSFGLSYATGKSNSLTYNITVSRSNVDQQIYPRVGSNISLSANFTPPYSALNKSITAETPDEEKYKWLEYHKWMFDAKFYTPIFGSSKFVINARTHLGFLGSYGSKIGIIPLERFVMGGDGMTFNNFSLGQDIIGLRGYENQVITPGRLTRGQEGADPFGGVVYNKQVMELRFLVSPNPSATIYLLGFAEAGNNWGSYAEFNPYDLKKSAGFGARIFMPAFGLLGIDWGYGFDPAPGAIEPSGGMFHFTIGQQFR from the coding sequence ATGAGAAAAAGCTTACTAATAATTTGTTTACTTCTTTTTGCCGGTATCAGCCAAGCGCAAATTAGGCTAGGCCAAAGCAGGTACTCGGTCCAAAAACCAGTGGACATTCTTGAGCTGAATTACGTTCAGCCAAAGAATTTTAAAATTGCCGAAATCAAGGCGGTTGGATTGTCGACCTTGGATGAAACGGCCATTATTTCTTTGTCTGGGCTTAAGGTTGGGGATGAGATAAGCGTGCCTGGTGATGCGATTTCAAATGCCCTGAAGAAGCTATGGGGCCAGGGGATTATAGGGGATGTGAAGATATTGGTGACCAAGATCGAAGGGGATGAAATTTACCTTTTATTGGACCTAACAGAAAGACCAAGGTTCAGTGTGGTCGAATTTAGCGGAGTGACCAGGACACAAGAAAGTGAGCTAAAAGATAAAGTACAAATCAGAGGAAGGGTGGTACGTGATGATGTGCTGAATACTTCCAAAAGAAATATCACACAGTATTTTGTTGAAAAGGGATACCTTAATACAGATGTGAAAATCATCCAAGAAAGGGATACCACTTTTCCCAATAGCGTAAAGCTAAGATTTGATGTGGACAAGAAGTCCAAAATCAAAATCAATGAGATCGCCATTTCAGGAAATGATAATATCTCCGATGGTAAGATCAAAAAGAAAATGAAAAAGACCAACGAGCATGCCCGTGTTCGTATTTTTAAGGATGTTTTCCAAAGATTGAAAAATGCCAATGGGGAGAATATCAGCAATGCCATTAAATATAGGAATCCTGTTTCTGATGAAGAGGTAAAGACTTATATCAATAAAAACTTCAAGCTAAACTTCTTCGCTTCTTCAAAATTCAATAAGAAAGAATATAGGAACGATAAGGATAATGTGATCAGCTTTTACCAAAACAAAGGATACAGGGATGTGGAAATCATCCGTGATTCCATTTATAATTTTGATGAAAGAACGATTAATATAGAACTCGATCTAGTAGAAGGCAAACAGTATTACTATAGGAATATCACTTTTACGGGGAATTATATCCATGATGATGAAGAGCTATTGCAAAAGCTTGGAATCCAAAAAGGGGATATCTATAATAAGGAAAGACTGGACAAAAGGTTAAATTATGATCCTTCTCGAGGGGACGACATAAGTTCTTTGTACCAAGATGATGGTTATCTTTTCTTTAATATAGATCCGGTAGAGGTCAATGTGGTGGGGGATTCGATCGATATGGAAATGAGAATACTTGAGGGGCCCCAGGTGACCGTAAATTCAGTGTCCATTGAAGGGAATGAAAGAACTTCCGATCATGTGGTGATGCGTGAGATCAGGATATTGCCTGGTCAGAAGTTCAACAGGGCTTTGTTGGTAAGGACCATCAGGGAACTTTCCCAGATCGGATATTTTGATCCTGAAACCATTAATCCTGATCTAAGGCCAAATTTTGAAGATGCGACAGTAGATATCGTTTTCCAACTGGAAGAGCGGCCAAATGACCAGATAGAATTGTCTGGGGGTTGGGGTGGATTCTATGGATTCGTAGGTACCGTCGGACTGGTGTTTAATAACTTTTCGGTAAAAAATATTGGTGATTTCTCTAAGTGGAGACCGCTTCCTGTGGGTGATGGTCAGAAATTATCTCTAAGGGTGCAGGCCAATGGTAAAAGCTTCCAGAACTATAGTTTCTCTTTTACGGAACCATGGTTTGGAGGGAAAAAACCAAATGCATTGAGTGTGAGCTTTAACCATTCTGTCCAAAGACAGATTGATATTTATAACCAAAACAATTTCGGTGAGGAGCTGGGCTTCTTTAAAATTACCGGTGTGACTTTGGGCTTGGCCAAAAGGGTTACCTGGCCGGATGATTATTTCAGTATAAGTAATTCTCTTCAATTCCAGATTTATGAATTTGATGAATATGGTAGAAGCTTCGGTTTGAGTTACGCTACAGGTAAATCAAATAGTTTGACTTATAATATTACGGTAAGTAGGTCCAATGTCGATCAGCAGATCTATCCTAGGGTAGGTTCGAATATTTCCTTAAGTGCCAACTTTACTCCTCCCTATTCGGCTTTGAATAAATCAATCACTGCTGAAACGCCTGATGAGGAAAAGTATAAATGGTTAGAATATCATAAATGGATGTTTGATGCAAAATTCTATACGCCTATATTTGGCTCCAGTAAATTTGTGATCAACGCCAGGACGCACCTTGGATTCTTGGGCTCTTATGGAAGTAAGATAGGGATTATTCCTCTTGAGCGATTTGTGATGGGTGGTGATGGTATGACCTTTAATAACTTCTCATTGGGACAGGATATCATTGGTCTAAGAGGCTATGAAAACCAAGTAATTACTCCTGGAAGATTAACTAGAGGACAGGAAGGTGCCGATCCATTCGGTGGTGTGGTTTATAATAAACAAGTGATGGAACTGAGGTTTTTGGTTTCTCCAAACCCTTCTGCAACCATTTATCTGCTTGGATTTGCTGAGGCAGGAAACAACTGGGGAAGCTATGCGGAGTTCAACCCATATGACTTGAAGAAATCTGCAGGTTTTGGTGCTAGGATTTTTATGCCAGCTTTTGGCTTGCTAGGTATAGACTGGGGTTATGGCTTTGATCCAGCTCCAGGTGCAATAGAGCCAAGTGGTGGAATGTTCCACTTCACAATTGGTCAACAATTCAGGTAA
- a CDS encoding isoprenyl transferase, producing the protein MKEVIHKENIPTHIAIIMDGNGRWAQGKGAKRVFGHRNAITAVRETLTGANDLGVKYLTLYTFSTENWSRPKFEVNAIMELLMNTMTSQLPELMKNNVKLTYVGDFESLSERFQKKLNDVMEATAANTGMTLILALSYSGRWELTKAVKNIAKKVADKEIDLEAVTEEYISSALLTKDIPDPELLIRTSGELRISNFLLWQLAYTELYFTDVLWPDFRKEHLHEAIVDYQNRERRFGKTGAQIKS; encoded by the coding sequence ATGAAGGAAGTGATTCACAAGGAGAACATACCCACGCATATAGCCATTATTATGGATGGAAATGGTCGATGGGCGCAGGGCAAGGGGGCCAAACGAGTTTTTGGACACAGGAATGCCATTACTGCGGTGAGAGAGACGCTCACTGGAGCAAATGATTTGGGCGTGAAATACCTTACGCTGTACACCTTTTCTACAGAAAACTGGTCTAGACCGAAGTTTGAGGTCAATGCAATCATGGAACTTCTCATGAACACCATGACCAGTCAGCTCCCCGAATTGATGAAAAACAATGTGAAATTGACCTATGTGGGAGATTTCGAGAGTCTTTCGGAGCGTTTTCAGAAAAAGCTTAACGATGTAATGGAAGCCACTGCGGCAAACACAGGGATGACCTTGATTCTGGCCTTAAGTTATAGCGGAAGGTGGGAACTGACCAAGGCGGTGAAAAATATTGCCAAAAAAGTAGCTGACAAAGAAATTGATTTGGAAGCAGTGACAGAAGAGTACATCTCTTCAGCTTTGCTGACCAAAGATATACCTGATCCGGAATTGCTGATCAGGACAAGTGGAGAATTACGGATAAGTAATTTTCTGCTTTGGCAACTGGCCTATACCGAACTGTATTTTACAGATGTGTTATGGCCAGACTTTAGAAAAGAGCACTTGCATGAAGCCATAGTTGATTACCAGAACAGGGAAAGACGATTTGGGAAAACAGGTGCACAGATTAAATCATGA